The Deltaproteobacteria bacterium genome has a window encoding:
- a CDS encoding sigma-54-dependent Fis family transcriptional regulator, which translates to MDICDQLLVGSSSAIKHIREIVRQVSETDLNVLICGESGVGKQVVAETLHAMSHRSSQPFVRVNCAAIPGELLESELFGYDKGAFTNAYSTKIGKFEQAHRGTILLDEIGDMPLPMQAKMLQVLQDFRFSRLGGKKDIEVNCWLLASTNHDLERDIEEGLFREDLYYRLNTIRISIPSLRQRPEDIEHLTRHFVENFYLAGAGSGFEFTKEVMQFFLEYPWPGNVRELQNTVRRLLVLGDWENVKTELLRRKIQLEARTLAPSPGTGAAEQQEAPDNDRQYVPLKIVRRRAIQQTEKRVIRAALEDADWNRKKAARLLRISYKALLYKIKALELTPNSKDLEPNPDVS; encoded by the coding sequence AACTGACCTCAATGTCCTGATTTGCGGTGAAAGCGGTGTTGGCAAACAGGTAGTAGCTGAAACTCTACATGCCATGTCGCACCGAAGCTCGCAGCCCTTTGTCAGGGTCAATTGCGCTGCCATACCTGGCGAACTCCTGGAAAGCGAACTGTTCGGCTACGACAAGGGCGCCTTCACCAATGCCTATTCCACCAAGATTGGCAAATTCGAACAGGCACACCGGGGAACAATTCTTCTGGACGAAATTGGCGACATGCCGCTGCCCATGCAGGCCAAAATGCTCCAGGTACTGCAGGATTTTCGCTTCTCCAGACTGGGCGGCAAAAAAGATATAGAAGTTAACTGCTGGCTCCTGGCTTCCACCAACCATGATCTCGAAAGGGATATTGAAGAGGGCCTTTTTCGAGAGGACCTCTACTACCGGTTGAATACTATAAGAATCTCGATTCCTTCCCTGAGGCAGAGACCTGAAGATATCGAGCATCTCACCAGACATTTCGTCGAAAACTTTTATCTGGCAGGAGCGGGGTCGGGGTTCGAGTTTACCAAGGAGGTAATGCAATTCTTCCTGGAATACCCATGGCCGGGGAATGTCAGGGAATTACAGAATACCGTGAGGCGTTTGCTGGTGTTGGGTGACTGGGAGAATGTCAAGACAGAACTTCTGAGAAGAAAGATACAGCTGGAGGCGCGCACACTGGCACCATCTCCTGGAACCGGCGCAGCAGAACAGCAGGAAGCACCGGACAATGACCGGCAATATGTTCCCCTCAAAATAGTCCGCCGCCGAGCAATTCAGCAGACCGAGAAGAGAGTTATTCGGGCTGCCCTGGAAGACGCGGATTGGAATCGAAAGAAAGCTGCCAGGCTTCTCAGGATCAGCTACAAGGCACTGCTTTACAAGATCAAAGCCCTCGAACTGACACCCAACAGCAAAGATCTCGAGCCCAACCCGGATGTTTCATGA